In Candidatus Amarolinea dominans, a genomic segment contains:
- a CDS encoding ABC transporter ATP-binding protein yields the protein MQRSNLVEKPIILARNIHKTFRNGKIEVHALRGVDLSIAAGEMVAVMGPSGCGKTTLINCLSGLDSFDLGEVEIEGAALRAMSDRARTSYRARRMGFVFQTFNLLPVITAVENVELPLLLSGVRPREARQRALRGLTQVGLADRAEHRPAELSGGERQRVTIARALASRPAIVWADEPTGNLDTKSAADVLTLMRDLNREQGQTFVIVTHDPKIGDLCDRVIHMQDGEIVADVRDETADLRTGTPGAVAAGE from the coding sequence ATGCAAAGGAGTAATCTCGTGGAAAAACCAATCATCCTGGCTCGAAACATACATAAGACCTTCCGCAACGGCAAGATCGAGGTGCACGCCCTGCGCGGCGTGGATCTGTCCATCGCGGCCGGCGAGATGGTGGCCGTGATGGGGCCATCGGGGTGCGGCAAGACGACCTTGATCAACTGCCTGTCCGGCCTGGACAGCTTCGATCTGGGCGAGGTAGAGATCGAAGGCGCCGCCCTGCGGGCAATGAGCGACCGGGCGCGCACCAGCTACCGGGCCAGGCGCATGGGCTTCGTGTTCCAAACCTTCAACCTGCTCCCCGTCATCACGGCGGTGGAGAATGTCGAACTGCCCCTCCTGCTCAGCGGCGTCCGCCCGCGGGAGGCCCGGCAGCGTGCCCTGCGTGGCCTGACCCAAGTTGGACTGGCTGATCGCGCGGAGCATCGCCCGGCGGAACTCTCCGGCGGCGAGCGCCAACGGGTGACTATTGCGCGGGCGCTGGCAAGTCGCCCCGCGATCGTCTGGGCCGACGAGCCTACCGGCAACCTGGACACCAAGTCGGCCGCGGATGTGCTCACGCTCATGCGCGACTTGAACCGGGAACAAGGTCAAACCTTCGTGATCGTCACCCATGACCCCAAAATCGGTGACCTGTGCGACCGCGTCATCCACATGCAGGATGGCGAGATCGTGGCAGATGTGCGCGACGAGACAGCCGATCTCCGCACCGGGACGCCCGGCGCTGTGGCGGCAGGGGAATAG
- a CDS encoding DUF333 domain-containing protein, giving the protein MKRIVTLIIILTALTACTAVPPTQVAPEPAATDMPQAGMPNPASVYCTQGGNKLEIRTAADGSQNGICIFPDGSTCDEWAYFRGECGPTPAMTVEATPTASGGPGGNASGGYKPPETAEELANWWGVIRSTGPGAQFDDYFERQDLGQVILFGIDSLDPAVQSRIKALRDSGKIVHLYGTLLSNVPDVNGSQVQVDRIEVEE; this is encoded by the coding sequence ATGAAAAGGATCGTTACACTCATCATCATTCTGACAGCACTGACAGCCTGCACGGCGGTGCCCCCGACTCAGGTGGCGCCTGAACCTGCGGCGACAGACATGCCTCAGGCGGGTATGCCCAATCCTGCCTCGGTCTATTGCACGCAGGGTGGCAATAAACTCGAAATTCGCACTGCTGCCGATGGCAGCCAAAACGGAATATGTATTTTTCCAGATGGCAGCACATGTGACGAGTGGGCCTATTTCCGGGGAGAGTGCGGCCCGACACCTGCCATGACCGTTGAGGCAACTCCAACAGCAAGCGGTGGCCCAGGAGGAAATGCCTCAGGCGGCTACAAGCCACCAGAAACCGCAGAAGAGCTGGCTAACTGGTGGGGCGTCATCAGGAGTACGGGGCCTGGCGCGCAGTTCGATGACTACTTCGAGCGGCAGGACCTGGGACAGGTCATCCTGTTTGGCATTGACTCCCTGGACCCGGCGGTACAGTCCCGGATCAAGGCGCTGCGCGACAGTGGCAAGATCGTGCATCTTTATGGTACACTGCTGAGCAACGTGCCCGATGTCAACGGCTCGCAGGTCCAGGTGGACCGCATTGAGGTTGAAGAGTAA